A single region of the Acidobacteriota bacterium genome encodes:
- a CDS encoding chemotaxis protein CheW, translating to MADAPSLFQAKKEKPSQEARLYLGMTVETQSYALAVESVREILKIPRIYTLPKVPAFLKGVLDLRGTILPVVDLRERLGYGPVDPKKGRVVVAVIQNTPVGFLVDAVVEVFSAAPGDLKPPPDMIRQQDLRFIEAMVRQEDRLYLILQPTVLFSPEEVASLERRTWSKDA from the coding sequence GTGGCGGACGCCCCGAGCCTTTTCCAGGCCAAAAAGGAAAAGCCCTCGCAGGAGGCCCGGCTGTACCTCGGCATGACAGTCGAGACGCAGTCCTACGCGCTCGCCGTGGAGTCCGTCCGGGAAATCTTGAAGATCCCCCGCATCTACACCCTGCCCAAAGTGCCCGCGTTTCTCAAAGGGGTCCTGGATCTGAGGGGAACCATCCTTCCCGTGGTGGACCTCAGGGAGAGGCTAGGGTACGGCCCCGTGGACCCCAAGAAGGGCCGCGTGGTGGTGGCGGTGATCCAGAATACGCCCGTGGGATTCCTCGTGGACGCGGTGGTGGAGGTCTTCTCGGCCGCCCCGGGAGACCTCAAGCCGCCTCCGGACATGATCCGACAGCAGGACCTGCGCTTCATCGAGGCCATGGTTCGACAGGAGGATCGCCTCTACTTGATCCTCCAGCCCACCGTCCTGTTCAGCCCGGAGGAGGTCGCATCCCTGGAACGCCGGACCTGGTCCAAGGACGCCTGA
- the lon gene encoding endopeptidase La: MTKEPAPRPAAPDRLPVWTVEERVVFPLALSTLAFPLQGGKALLEEAHASGDYMVICPAPKGGRVSTRTVGTVVLVLRLAPSDAAGVNLLLVQGVSRARLTLERRRGDVRFARVEPLPDSLDPAARLTATAQMRGVLQRLDQLSGGGRGIPPETREFLSTIEEPGRLADLVASQLDLSFERARRLLETPDVVERLSLLLSELSSEVEIQSLQDKLNRQTREEMDRRQKEYFLRQQLETIQAELSGGDGGDSGEAGYRKRLESLDCPPPVREVLEKEISRLSRFGPFSEELSHLRAFLDLVFDLPWGKTTQDVLDLSAAQKNLDRDHYGLKKVKDRILEYMAVCKLKGGHTGTLFCFVGPPGVGKTSLGRAIARTLGRKFVRMSLGGVRDEAEIRGHRRTYIGAMPGRIIQGIKNAGSMNPVFVLDEVDKMGSDWRGDPSSALLEALDPEQNREFVDHYLGFPFDLSRVMFIATANTLENIQPAFLDRLEILELPGYTEEEKLAIARRHLLAKQYVAQGLREDQVSLPDETLRLLIRRYTREAGVRNLDRAIEAVFRKVARGLAEGKTGPFEVDPKEIPRMLGVARFPEDFRLRRDLPGVATGLAWTETGGELLFVEVTATPGSNVLTLTGQMGEVMRESAQAAHTYIKEHLEEWGLDQKVLAKKDIHIHVPEGAIPKDGPSAGITIAVALLSTLTGRSVSRSLAFSGEITLRGEVLPVGGLREKLLAARRAGIRTAVLPFGNRPERRELPESIRRGMTLHYVKDVSEVFRLAFPGLRVGRAKRKKEAADTPPRKSKA; the protein is encoded by the coding sequence ATGACCAAAGAACCCGCCCCCAGGCCGGCGGCGCCGGACCGGCTCCCCGTTTGGACGGTGGAGGAGAGAGTGGTTTTTCCCCTGGCCCTCTCCACCCTCGCCTTTCCCCTTCAGGGGGGCAAGGCCCTGCTCGAGGAGGCCCACGCAAGCGGCGACTACATGGTCATCTGCCCCGCGCCCAAAGGAGGCCGCGTATCCACGAGGACCGTGGGGACCGTGGTGCTGGTCCTCAGGCTCGCCCCGAGCGACGCGGCGGGCGTCAACCTTCTGCTCGTGCAGGGCGTGAGCCGGGCAAGGCTGACCCTGGAGCGCCGCCGGGGGGACGTGCGCTTCGCCCGAGTGGAGCCGCTCCCCGACTCCCTCGACCCCGCCGCCCGGCTCACGGCCACGGCCCAAATGCGGGGAGTACTCCAGAGGCTGGACCAGCTCTCCGGCGGCGGGCGGGGCATTCCCCCGGAAACCCGCGAATTCCTGTCCACCATCGAGGAGCCGGGACGCCTGGCGGACCTGGTGGCGTCCCAGCTGGACCTGTCCTTCGAGCGGGCCAGGCGCCTGCTCGAAACCCCGGACGTGGTGGAACGGTTGAGCCTCCTCCTGTCGGAGCTCAGTTCGGAAGTGGAGATCCAGTCCCTCCAAGACAAGCTGAACCGCCAGACGCGGGAGGAGATGGACCGCAGGCAGAAGGAGTACTTCCTGCGCCAGCAATTGGAGACCATCCAGGCGGAGCTGTCGGGAGGGGACGGCGGGGATTCGGGGGAGGCCGGGTACAGGAAACGGCTGGAATCCTTGGACTGCCCCCCCCCTGTCCGGGAAGTGCTGGAGAAGGAGATCTCCCGCCTCTCGCGCTTCGGCCCCTTTTCGGAGGAGCTGAGCCACCTGAGGGCCTTTCTGGACCTCGTCTTCGACCTTCCTTGGGGAAAGACCACACAGGACGTCCTGGACCTTTCCGCCGCCCAGAAAAACCTGGACCGGGACCACTATGGGCTCAAGAAGGTCAAGGACCGGATCCTCGAGTACATGGCCGTGTGCAAGCTCAAGGGCGGACACACGGGGACCCTGTTTTGCTTCGTGGGGCCGCCCGGAGTGGGGAAGACCTCCCTCGGGAGAGCCATCGCCCGGACTCTGGGGCGCAAGTTCGTGCGCATGTCCCTGGGCGGGGTCCGGGACGAGGCCGAAATCCGCGGCCACCGCCGGACCTACATCGGCGCCATGCCGGGACGGATCATCCAGGGCATCAAGAACGCGGGCTCCATGAACCCGGTCTTCGTGCTCGACGAGGTGGACAAGATGGGGTCCGACTGGAGGGGCGACCCCTCGTCGGCCCTCCTGGAGGCCCTCGACCCCGAGCAGAACCGGGAGTTCGTGGACCACTACCTCGGGTTCCCCTTCGACCTGTCCCGGGTCATGTTCATCGCGACGGCCAACACCCTGGAGAACATCCAGCCGGCTTTTCTCGACCGGCTGGAGATTCTCGAACTCCCTGGGTACACGGAGGAAGAGAAGCTCGCCATCGCGCGCCGGCACCTTCTGGCCAAGCAGTACGTCGCCCAGGGGCTGCGGGAAGATCAGGTGTCCCTTCCCGACGAGACCCTCCGCCTTCTGATCCGGCGCTACACGCGGGAGGCGGGCGTCCGAAACCTCGACCGGGCCATCGAAGCCGTCTTCCGGAAGGTGGCCAGAGGGCTCGCCGAGGGCAAGACGGGTCCCTTCGAGGTGGACCCAAAGGAAATCCCGCGAATGCTCGGCGTCGCTCGATTTCCGGAGGACTTCCGCCTGCGGCGGGACCTTCCGGGAGTGGCCACGGGGCTGGCCTGGACCGAGACGGGAGGTGAACTCCTCTTCGTGGAGGTGACCGCCACGCCCGGCTCCAACGTCCTGACCCTGACGGGGCAGATGGGCGAGGTCATGCGGGAGTCGGCCCAGGCGGCCCACACCTACATCAAGGAGCACCTCGAGGAGTGGGGGCTGGACCAGAAGGTCCTGGCGAAAAAGGACATTCACATCCACGTGCCCGAGGGGGCCATCCCCAAGGACGGGCCCTCCGCGGGCATCACCATCGCCGTGGCGCTCCTCTCCACCCTCACGGGCCGGAGCGTATCCCGCTCCCTGGCCTTTTCCGGCGAAATCACCCTCCGGGGAGAGGTCCTGCCGGTGGGCGGCCTGCGGGAGAAGCTCCTGGCGGCCAGGCGGGCCGGCATCCGGACGGCCGTCCTCCCCTTCGGAAACCGCCCCGAACGGCGGGAGCTGCCCGAGTCCATCCGCCGCGGGATGACCCTCCATTACGTGAAGGACGTGTCCGAGGTGTTTCGTCTGGCCTTCCCGGGCTTGCGCGTGGGGCGGGCGAAGCGGAAGAAGGAGGCGGCGGACACGCCTCCGAGAAAATCCAAGGCTTGA
- a CDS encoding rhomboid family intramembrane serine protease, with amino-acid sequence MPQIRFGGRWTATLGWIVGLNVAAFLLQAALPPFTEMLGLVPGRVWPGHVHTVFTYSFLHGGMGHLFFNMLTLYFFAGDLEVFMGTRRFLLLYGGSALTGGLAAALFLKGPVLVIGASGAVYGILTAYALYFPHTEVLLWFVLPVKIWLLVVAWVGASLFFSVFGSGGGIAHLAHFGGAVFAFAYVNRAWNPIRLGKDWIYRFRRRRFRRLQ; translated from the coding sequence ATGCCGCAGATTCGATTCGGTGGACGCTGGACCGCCACCCTGGGGTGGATCGTGGGACTGAACGTGGCCGCATTCCTTCTGCAGGCCGCCCTTCCCCCCTTCACCGAAATGCTCGGGCTCGTGCCGGGGCGGGTGTGGCCCGGCCACGTCCACACCGTCTTCACTTACTCGTTCCTCCACGGCGGCATGGGCCACCTGTTCTTCAACATGCTCACCCTGTACTTCTTCGCCGGGGACCTGGAGGTCTTCATGGGGACCCGCCGGTTCTTGCTCCTCTACGGGGGCTCTGCCTTGACCGGCGGTCTGGCCGCGGCGCTCTTCCTCAAGGGGCCCGTCCTGGTCATCGGCGCCAGCGGGGCGGTGTACGGAATCCTGACGGCCTACGCCCTGTATTTTCCGCACACGGAGGTCCTCCTCTGGTTCGTCCTTCCCGTGAAGATCTGGCTCCTGGTGGTGGCCTGGGTGGGGGCAAGCCTGTTCTTCTCCGTTTTCGGATCGGGCGGGGGAATCGCGCACCTGGCGCACTTCGGGGGAGCCGTTTTCGCTTTCGCCTACGTGAATCGAGCCTGGAATCCCATTCGGCTTGGGAAGGACTGGATCTATCGGTTCCGCCGCCGCCGCTTCAGGCGCCTCCAATGA
- the nrdR gene encoding transcriptional regulator NrdR codes for MRCPFCGHLEDKVVDSREVSAGDSIRRRRECLSCHRRFTTYETIETVPYRVVKKDERREKFDREKLLLGILKACEKRPVATAALNAIVEEVESILHNSPDREISTTQIGNLIMERLRFLDQVAYVRFASVYRQFGDISEFLEEVRHLLDTKREGGP; via the coding sequence GTGCGCTGTCCATTTTGCGGCCACCTGGAGGACAAGGTCGTGGATTCCCGGGAGGTTTCGGCGGGCGACAGCATCCGCCGGCGCCGGGAGTGCCTCTCCTGCCACCGCCGCTTCACCACCTACGAGACGATCGAGACCGTTCCGTACCGGGTCGTCAAGAAGGACGAGCGGCGCGAGAAGTTCGACAGGGAGAAACTCCTTCTCGGCATTCTCAAGGCTTGCGAGAAAAGGCCCGTGGCCACGGCGGCCCTGAACGCCATCGTGGAGGAGGTCGAGTCCATCCTCCACAACAGCCCCGATCGGGAGATCAGCACGACCCAGATCGGCAACCTCATCATGGAGCGGCTCCGGTTCCTGGACCAGGTGGCCTATGTCCGATTCGCCTCGGTTTACAGGCAGTTCGGAGACATCAGCGAATTCCTTGAAGAGGTGCGGCACCTCCTGGATACCAAGAGGGAGGGCGGACCCTGA
- a CDS encoding NFACT family protein, which translates to MTPGTVARLARELAADLAGRPVARVARPDAWSLGLEFRRGETLGFCWHPTHLAAGLCSWTWPRGAPEDVLRVHLTGARVEDVSAPFPQEPLLRVAFRGGLVRALVWEGLGRSGNLLLLDEGERVIWAGRVLSGERRSGACGSEWTPPLPRMVPPPSGEEDPSGLSERLRAGLLERGRAAALRALGRRAAALERRRQAILEDQREGEAWEAQEAWANALMASGDLRRRGLSSKRVTDFRTDPPSEAEVPLDPSKSVLENAEALFRKVRKAKTRRRELAERMRLLEEEARSLQTERDELAGSADLGRLFPEGERVRREPPPQRRRTLPPGVAQVALPLDFVGYAGKSAAGNDTVSFRLGRGQDFWFHASDYPGCHVVVRNPRRLDALPFPVEQAAAAYAAAHSGAPAGDRVAVTVARCHQLRRVPGALGRVTVASPRTLFVDLPKGR; encoded by the coding sequence ATGACCCCGGGAACCGTTGCCCGTCTCGCCCGAGAACTGGCCGCGGACCTCGCGGGCCGGCCCGTCGCCCGCGTGGCCCGGCCGGACGCCTGGAGCCTCGGCCTGGAGTTCCGCCGGGGAGAGACCCTCGGTTTCTGCTGGCACCCGACCCACCTCGCCGCGGGCCTGTGCTCTTGGACTTGGCCCCGGGGCGCGCCGGAGGACGTTCTCCGGGTCCACCTGACGGGGGCCCGCGTGGAGGACGTGAGCGCCCCGTTTCCCCAGGAGCCGCTTCTCCGGGTGGCGTTCCGGGGCGGCCTGGTCCGGGCCCTCGTCTGGGAAGGTTTGGGACGGTCCGGGAACCTGCTTCTTCTCGACGAGGGGGAGCGAGTCATCTGGGCGGGAAGAGTGCTGTCGGGAGAAAGACGCTCGGGCGCGTGCGGCTCCGAGTGGACGCCCCCTCTGCCCCGGATGGTCCCTCCACCGTCGGGGGAGGAGGACCCCTCGGGGCTTTCCGAGCGCCTCCGGGCGGGCCTTCTCGAAAGGGGCCGCGCCGCCGCCCTGCGCGCCCTGGGCCGCCGGGCGGCGGCGCTGGAGCGCCGCAGGCAGGCCATCCTCGAGGATCAGCGGGAGGGTGAAGCGTGGGAGGCGCAGGAAGCCTGGGCCAACGCGCTCATGGCCTCGGGGGACCTGCGGAGAAGGGGCCTTTCCTCCAAGCGGGTGACGGACTTCCGCACCGATCCCCCGTCGGAAGCGGAGGTCCCCCTGGACCCTTCGAAGAGCGTTCTCGAAAACGCGGAGGCCCTCTTCCGGAAAGTGCGGAAGGCCAAGACGAGGCGCAGGGAGCTGGCCGAGAGGATGCGGCTTCTGGAGGAAGAAGCGCGGTCCCTGCAAACGGAGAGGGATGAGCTGGCGGGGAGCGCGGACCTGGGGCGCCTCTTCCCCGAAGGGGAGCGGGTGCGCCGGGAGCCCCCTCCCCAGCGCCGCCGGACCCTCCCCCCAGGGGTGGCCCAGGTGGCCCTTCCGCTGGATTTCGTGGGCTATGCCGGCAAGAGCGCGGCCGGGAATGACACCGTTTCCTTCCGGCTGGGCCGGGGTCAGGACTTCTGGTTCCACGCCTCCGACTATCCAGGGTGCCACGTGGTGGTCCGCAACCCGCGCAGATTGGACGCGCTGCCCTTTCCCGTCGAACAGGCCGCCGCGGCCTACGCCGCCGCCCACAGCGGGGCCCCCGCGGGGGACCGAGTGGCCGTGACCGTGGCCCGGTGTCACCAACTTCGAAGAGTTCCTGGGGCGCTTGGAAGGGTGACCGTGGCCTCACCCCGGACCTTGTTCGTTGACCTGCCGAAGGGCCGGTGA
- a CDS encoding Hsp20/alpha crystallin family protein has protein sequence MRKMLSSFLDVVRLQSQMNQLFEALQSIQQDESQADVGFTAPYDVVEGKDHLLVYVDVPGMAPESLSVLGGGGTLVIQGERPRFLNPELQAYHLLERDRGPFRKTIHLDGAWNTHQATATYEKGVLCVRLPRVSERRGRMARIPVNP, from the coding sequence ATGCGAAAGATGCTCTCGTCCTTCCTGGACGTGGTCAGACTGCAGTCCCAGATGAACCAGCTCTTCGAGGCCCTTCAGTCGATCCAACAGGACGAGAGCCAGGCGGACGTCGGCTTCACGGCCCCCTATGACGTGGTGGAGGGCAAGGACCACCTCCTGGTCTACGTGGACGTTCCCGGTATGGCCCCCGAGAGCCTGTCGGTCTTGGGAGGCGGGGGAACCCTCGTGATCCAGGGGGAGCGACCACGTTTTCTGAATCCCGAACTCCAGGCCTACCACCTCCTGGAACGGGATCGGGGACCCTTCCGCAAGACGATCCATCTGGACGGGGCCTGGAATACCCACCAGGCCACGGCCACCTATGAAAAGGGGGTGCTGTGCGTCCGCCTCCCCCGGGTGTCCGAGCGCCGGGGCCGGATGGCCCGTATCCCCGTGAACCCCTGA
- a CDS encoding HAMP domain-containing methyl-accepting chemotaxis protein, whose translation MNKGWFGRALAFLRGSVRGQILTVLVGCLFVGSLLLALVYYFHTRRVALGQLRNSYSNLGATVSGLSAYNLQFNKSGLKDTVDQLVKADASLYWVEFADEKGAVVQAGGALKQAPYARPEGSPGSALWSRVDTPLGSGLLLRVPILVAEAASSGIGEIGFEAPQPTAGEHRVRRLGELRMVVGLESLGALRRGFIGFGALVVLLGTVAGTLLTLPVARFIVAPLEVLSADARRIAGGQLTGFREEIRRSDELGQLSATFREMGASLAGMVREARDGMRRVEEGASVQARQLALALEDAKAQESATREAGAEVKAIQGAVGEVSRLMEGLSELAEEVSSSVLQMAASIDQIAANTQGLNDAVGTVATTMTQNVAANREVDASTETLNRFVEDTSAAMTEMEGSIRQIEENAAKTRKATEAVASEAQAGAKAMEDSRSSVDQLRSSFASTTEVMKLLGRRSQEVGNILAVIDEVMEQTHLLALNAAIIAAQAGEHGKPFAVVAGEIKGLAEKTSVSTREISTIIDAVQRDVQQAVQAVEDQRAIVDETVAVAREGLGVFARIQEAVKPSLQMVQEIARATSEQSRGAAGIVRSTERLRDLAHQLRQATKEQTVGSEQVLEAVNRIRSLSQEVRRATSEQSAGSTLIRQAMDRLTSAVADVMAQNQVQSNAGRAVERAMGSLAEKSQAIARRVQESSDLAASLSQRAEALSRSMSRFRIEEG comes from the coding sequence ATGAATAAGGGCTGGTTTGGGCGCGCCCTCGCCTTCCTGCGGGGGAGCGTCCGGGGACAGATCCTCACCGTCCTCGTGGGATGCCTGTTCGTGGGATCCCTCCTCCTGGCTCTCGTGTATTACTTCCACACCCGCAGGGTGGCCCTGGGCCAGCTGCGGAACTCCTATTCGAACCTCGGCGCCACGGTGTCGGGGCTGTCGGCCTACAACTTGCAGTTCAACAAGAGCGGCCTGAAGGACACGGTGGACCAGCTGGTGAAGGCGGACGCCAGCTTGTACTGGGTGGAATTCGCCGACGAGAAGGGCGCCGTGGTCCAGGCGGGAGGGGCGTTGAAACAGGCCCCCTACGCGCGCCCGGAAGGCTCGCCAGGGTCGGCCTTGTGGAGCCGCGTGGATACGCCGTTGGGATCGGGGCTCCTTCTTCGGGTTCCGATCCTGGTGGCGGAAGCCGCCTCCTCGGGGATCGGGGAGATCGGCTTCGAGGCGCCCCAGCCCACCGCCGGCGAGCACCGCGTGCGTCGCCTGGGCGAGCTGAGGATGGTCGTGGGCCTCGAATCCCTTGGCGCGTTGCGGAGGGGCTTCATCGGTTTCGGCGCTCTGGTGGTGCTCCTCGGAACCGTCGCCGGCACCCTTCTCACCCTTCCCGTTGCCCGCTTCATCGTGGCGCCCCTGGAGGTCCTCTCGGCGGACGCACGGAGGATCGCCGGCGGACAACTGACGGGATTTCGGGAGGAAATCCGCCGGAGCGACGAGCTGGGACAGCTCTCGGCCACCTTCCGCGAAATGGGCGCCAGCCTGGCCGGGATGGTCCGGGAAGCCCGGGACGGGATGCGGCGGGTGGAGGAGGGGGCCTCGGTACAGGCACGCCAGCTCGCTTTGGCCCTGGAGGACGCCAAGGCTCAGGAGAGCGCGACGCGCGAGGCGGGGGCCGAGGTGAAGGCCATCCAAGGGGCCGTGGGGGAGGTTTCCCGGCTCATGGAGGGTCTTTCGGAACTGGCGGAGGAGGTCAGCTCCTCGGTCCTGCAGATGGCGGCCAGCATCGACCAGATCGCCGCCAACACCCAGGGCCTGAACGACGCGGTGGGAACGGTGGCCACCACCATGACCCAGAATGTGGCGGCCAACCGGGAGGTGGACGCCTCCACCGAAACCCTCAACCGTTTCGTGGAGGACACCTCGGCCGCCATGACCGAGATGGAGGGCTCGATCCGCCAGATCGAGGAGAACGCCGCGAAGACGCGGAAGGCCACGGAAGCCGTGGCCTCGGAGGCCCAAGCCGGGGCGAAAGCCATGGAGGACTCTCGCTCCAGCGTGGATCAGCTCCGGTCCTCCTTTGCCTCCACCACGGAGGTCATGAAGCTGCTGGGACGCCGCAGCCAGGAGGTGGGGAACATCCTGGCCGTCATCGACGAGGTCATGGAACAGACGCACCTGCTGGCCCTCAACGCGGCCATCATCGCCGCGCAGGCCGGGGAACACGGCAAGCCCTTCGCGGTGGTGGCGGGGGAAATCAAAGGGCTTGCCGAGAAGACGTCCGTTTCCACCCGCGAGATCTCGACCATCATCGATGCGGTCCAGCGCGACGTCCAGCAGGCCGTCCAAGCCGTGGAAGACCAGCGCGCCATCGTGGACGAGACGGTGGCGGTGGCCCGGGAGGGCCTCGGCGTCTTCGCCCGGATCCAGGAGGCGGTGAAGCCATCCCTCCAGATGGTCCAGGAGATCGCGAGGGCCACCTCCGAGCAGTCCAGGGGGGCCGCCGGCATCGTGCGGTCCACCGAGCGGCTGAGGGACCTTGCCCACCAGCTCCGCCAGGCCACGAAGGAGCAGACCGTCGGGTCGGAGCAGGTCCTGGAGGCCGTCAACCGGATCCGGTCCCTCTCCCAGGAGGTCCGCCGGGCCACCTCCGAGCAAAGCGCTGGTTCCACTCTCATCCGGCAGGCCATGGACCGCCTCACCTCCGCGGTGGCCGACGTCATGGCCCAGAACCAGGTGCAAAGCAACGCGGGCCGGGCCGTGGAGCGGGCCATGGGGAGCCTGGCCGAGAAAAGCCAGGCCATCGCCCGCAGGGTCCAGGAGTCCTCCGACCTGGCCGCCTCCCTCTCCCAGAGGGCCGAGGCCCTGTCGCGCTCCATGAGCCGCTTCCGCATCGAGGAAGGCTGA
- a CDS encoding lysylphosphatidylglycerol synthase transmembrane domain-containing protein: MTPRARKAILWVFTLLLTGVLLYFFLHKANLHRVLEESRRASLPHLGAALALEVLSVFLRAFRWRVMLAGVREGLPLSSLLKATVVSYTLSGAMPGRIGEIGKPFLLARWHGLSFTQVLGSTVLERGMDLIALAILWFGYLILPTEGFAPEAEGLLTYFTRLSWVLVAAAVPAGLFLLWLMPRRRIFDRMARRSERLGRYPLLLKAVRALLAFTGGLSTFRKKRTILYVTFLSVAIWLCIAGACWAFLQSLHLDLPHSAGLLLLMFVSFGAAIPTPGGIGGVHKAIQVCLTLFYGISEDPAVTAGIVGHAVMFFPGILWGLLYLALGRVRLQELKDAARAEEERKRLRNLPSSQLPDEGP, from the coding sequence GTGACGCCCCGAGCCCGAAAAGCCATCCTCTGGGTCTTCACGCTCCTTCTCACGGGGGTCCTCCTGTACTTCTTCCTCCACAAAGCCAATCTCCACCGTGTGCTGGAGGAGTCGCGAAGGGCCTCCTTGCCCCACCTCGGCGCCGCCCTGGCGCTGGAGGTCCTGTCGGTGTTTCTGCGGGCTTTCCGGTGGAGGGTCATGCTCGCGGGGGTGCGGGAGGGGCTGCCCCTATCCAGCCTTCTGAAGGCCACCGTGGTCTCCTACACCCTCTCGGGCGCCATGCCGGGGCGCATCGGCGAGATCGGGAAGCCCTTTCTCCTGGCCCGGTGGCACGGCCTCTCCTTCACCCAGGTGCTGGGATCCACGGTCCTGGAGAGGGGGATGGACCTCATCGCGCTCGCCATCCTCTGGTTTGGATACCTCATCCTTCCGACGGAGGGCTTCGCCCCCGAAGCCGAGGGGCTCCTGACTTACTTCACGCGGCTTTCCTGGGTTCTCGTGGCGGCGGCCGTCCCGGCGGGGCTGTTCCTTCTCTGGCTCATGCCCCGCCGCCGGATCTTCGACCGGATGGCGCGCCGCAGCGAGCGCCTCGGGCGCTATCCCCTCCTTCTCAAAGCGGTCCGGGCATTGCTGGCCTTCACGGGAGGGCTGTCCACGTTCCGGAAAAAGCGGACCATCCTCTACGTTACCTTTCTCTCCGTGGCCATCTGGCTCTGCATCGCCGGGGCCTGCTGGGCGTTTCTCCAGAGCCTCCACCTGGATCTCCCTCATTCCGCGGGCCTCTTGCTGCTGATGTTCGTGTCCTTCGGGGCGGCGATCCCGACCCCTGGAGGCATCGGGGGTGTCCACAAGGCCATTCAGGTCTGCCTCACGCTTTTCTACGGGATCTCTGAAGACCCGGCGGTGACGGCGGGCATCGTGGGCCATGCGGTCATGTTCTTTCCCGGCATCCTGTGGGGCCTCCTGTACCTGGCCCTCGGCCGGGTGCGGCTCCAGGAGCTGAAGGATGCCGCCCGTGCGGAAGAGGAGCGGAAACGCCTCAGGAACCTCCCGTCCTCCCAACTCCCGGACGAGGGTCCTTGA